The following proteins are encoded in a genomic region of Saccharopolyspora antimicrobica:
- a CDS encoding YbaB/EbfC family nucleoid-associated protein: MPTDHRAQVAELMADYQRSRERLAETHQELASITETARSADGRVQVAVGPQGTIREVVLADDVYDKLRPAQLAATIAELSAAAAQAAARRAADVLAEVLPTGTDPDVLLGGHADGASTSVLRNEPGPIDDDVSEDEDFSAGSWLQQSPTKRM, encoded by the coding sequence GTGCCGACCGATCACCGGGCCCAGGTGGCCGAGCTGATGGCCGACTACCAGCGCAGCCGGGAACGCCTTGCCGAAACCCACCAGGAACTCGCCAGCATCACCGAGACGGCCCGCTCCGCCGACGGTCGGGTGCAGGTCGCGGTCGGCCCGCAGGGCACCATCCGCGAGGTGGTGCTGGCCGACGACGTCTACGACAAGCTGCGCCCCGCCCAGCTCGCCGCGACCATCGCCGAGCTGAGCGCGGCAGCCGCGCAGGCCGCCGCCCGGCGCGCCGCCGACGTGCTCGCCGAGGTGCTGCCGACGGGCACCGATCCGGATGTGCTGCTGGGCGGACACGCCGACGGTGCGTCGACATCGGTGCTGCGCAACGAACCCGGGCCCATCGACGATGATGTTTCCGAGGACGAGGACTTCTCGGCCGGGAGCTGGTTGCAGCAGAGCCCGACGAAACGGATGTGA
- a CDS encoding DUF2339 domain-containing protein → MSQPLPGETLQLLAGELHAIGQRLTYLGTVVQAQAATQVAAPQAPAPQETQSQQDVPPQQAPTPQNHPPQAAQPTSAPQAAQPPVFGQPQVTPYPGLGQQPVRPRSSLGANLEPSRVLAWVGAGVTLLGVVFLLVLAVQQDWLGPGARVTGGAVLSALLVGAGWWMHRRSKGQDAGRIAAFALATTGFAALFLDVVAATSLYGFVSAPVGLGAGLLVSIGGLALADRWQARPLALGVVLSSAICAPLITQRPNALLIGFLVLLQVAAAPVQVRRGWSSLALAAGIPVVLAALVAAIWGVFFHDPVLVIAISASVLLGVVIAAITAGARPDADRTAIALLVTAPTPAFLAGPLLLETSAAGLLGAGTTLLLLAIWAVARFVPAFRDWLSRRFTTAVGAMASIAAAQTTLTVLDSSSWATALLCEALVLSAGAFVLRSAGVLLGATCYATFGFLLALVNEVPLTALLWHGYAPGIAGLLCGLLIAAAAIVVPASAARIEKFPKSPPLWSATGLALLYGTASATMAACLLVSDTRTGFLTAHILITLSWVVAAIVLLLRGIRAKRLRIAGMVLIAASLAKLLLFDLATLDGVARVIAFLCAGLILLAAGSHYARLLKKQPES, encoded by the coding sequence ATGTCGCAACCCTTGCCCGGTGAAACGCTCCAACTGCTGGCCGGTGAGCTGCACGCCATCGGCCAGCGGCTGACCTACCTGGGCACCGTGGTGCAGGCGCAAGCTGCGACGCAGGTCGCCGCTCCGCAAGCGCCCGCACCGCAGGAAACCCAGTCCCAGCAGGACGTTCCGCCCCAGCAGGCTCCGACCCCGCAGAACCACCCGCCGCAGGCCGCCCAGCCGACGAGCGCCCCGCAGGCCGCCCAGCCACCGGTGTTCGGGCAGCCGCAGGTGACGCCGTACCCGGGGCTCGGCCAGCAGCCGGTCCGCCCGCGCAGCAGCCTCGGCGCGAACCTGGAGCCGAGCCGCGTGCTCGCCTGGGTCGGCGCCGGCGTGACGTTGCTGGGCGTGGTGTTCCTGCTGGTCCTCGCCGTGCAGCAGGACTGGCTGGGGCCGGGCGCCAGGGTCACCGGCGGTGCGGTGCTCTCCGCGCTGCTGGTCGGCGCCGGCTGGTGGATGCACCGCCGCTCGAAGGGGCAGGACGCCGGGCGGATCGCCGCGTTCGCCCTGGCCACAACGGGTTTCGCCGCGCTGTTCCTGGACGTGGTCGCGGCCACCTCGCTCTACGGCTTCGTGTCCGCCCCGGTGGGCCTGGGCGCGGGCCTGCTCGTCAGCATCGGCGGGCTGGCGCTCGCCGACCGCTGGCAGGCGCGGCCGCTGGCGCTCGGCGTGGTGCTGAGCTCGGCGATCTGCGCGCCGCTGATCACCCAGCGGCCCAACGCGCTGCTGATCGGCTTCCTGGTCCTGCTGCAGGTCGCGGCGGCACCGGTGCAGGTCCGGCGCGGCTGGTCCTCGCTCGCGCTGGCCGCCGGGATCCCCGTGGTGCTGGCCGCGCTGGTGGCGGCGATCTGGGGAGTCTTCTTCCACGACCCGGTGCTGGTGATCGCGATCAGCGCGTCCGTGCTGCTGGGCGTGGTGATCGCCGCGATCACCGCGGGAGCGCGCCCCGACGCCGACCGCACCGCGATCGCCCTGCTGGTCACCGCACCGACCCCGGCGTTCCTGGCCGGTCCGCTGCTGCTGGAAACGTCGGCGGCCGGCCTGCTCGGCGCGGGAACAACCTTGCTGCTGCTGGCGATCTGGGCGGTGGCCCGGTTCGTCCCGGCGTTCCGGGACTGGTTGTCGCGCCGGTTCACCACGGCGGTCGGCGCGATGGCGTCGATCGCGGCTGCGCAGACCACGCTGACCGTGCTGGATTCGTCGAGCTGGGCAACGGCGCTGCTGTGCGAGGCGCTGGTGCTGAGCGCCGGTGCGTTCGTGCTGCGCAGCGCGGGCGTGCTGCTCGGCGCGACCTGCTACGCGACTTTCGGCTTCCTGCTCGCCCTGGTCAACGAGGTGCCGCTCACCGCGCTGCTCTGGCACGGCTACGCGCCCGGCATCGCGGGCCTGCTGTGCGGTCTGCTGATCGCGGCCGCGGCGATCGTGGTGCCTGCTTCGGCGGCTCGGATCGAGAAGTTCCCGAAGTCGCCGCCGCTGTGGTCGGCGACGGGACTGGCGCTGCTGTACGGCACGGCGAGCGCGACGATGGCGGCCTGCCTGCTGGTGTCCGACACCCGGACCGGCTTCCTCACCGCCCACATCCTGATCACCCTGAGCTGGGTGGTGGCGGCGATCGTGCTGCTGCTGCGCGGAATCCGCGCGAAGCGCCTGCGCATCGCGGGCATGGTGCTGATCGCGGCGTCCCTGGCGAAGCTCCTGCTGTTCGACCTCGCCACCCTGGACGGCGTGGCCCGGGTGATCGCGTTCCTCTGCGCGGGCCTGATCCTGCTGGCCGCGGGCTCCCACTACGCCCGCCTGCTCAAGAAGCAACCCGAAAGCTGA
- a CDS encoding WXG100 family type VII secretion target, which yields MSGFRSDLGQLGKHAGEFDDLAGQAQQIAETLRRAVESAGECWGGDEIGASFAQAHCGRAEQALSDLGEMPSRLRVMGSKFAAAAATTQQVDADNAEELGRIAGRG from the coding sequence ATGAGTGGTTTCCGCAGCGACCTCGGGCAGTTGGGCAAGCACGCGGGCGAGTTCGACGACCTCGCGGGGCAGGCGCAGCAGATCGCCGAGACCTTGCGCCGGGCGGTGGAGTCGGCAGGTGAGTGCTGGGGCGGTGACGAGATCGGCGCGAGCTTCGCCCAGGCGCACTGCGGCCGGGCGGAGCAGGCGCTGTCCGACCTCGGCGAGATGCCGTCGCGGCTGCGCGTCATGGGGTCGAAGTTCGCCGCCGCGGCGGCCACGACGCAGCAGGTGGACGCGGACAACGCCGAAGAGCTCGGACGAATCGCCGGACGGGGGTGA
- a CDS encoding biotin--[acetyl-CoA-carboxylase] ligase — protein MNPVLLDGGRLRARLVDGGPYAALDVVTVTGSTNTDLAAAASRGAADRTVLIAEEQEAGRGRMQRQWTSPRGQGLFVSVLLRPDVPQSAVSWLPLIAGVALAETVQRTTGVRASLKWPNDLLLGSGDEWLKAAGILGEAVAGPDGLALVLGMGVNLLQQRDELPRGAGGLPATSLAAEGGEVDREEFAVALLTAFAEVDDRWRAASGDVVRSGLLDRYRQLCSTVGQQVRVELGPDEQLRGVATGIDVEGRLMVRAESGLTTAVSAGDVVHVRRA, from the coding sequence GTGAATCCTGTGCTGCTGGATGGTGGACGGCTGCGGGCTCGGCTGGTCGACGGCGGGCCTTACGCCGCGCTCGACGTGGTGACCGTGACCGGTTCGACGAACACCGACCTGGCCGCCGCCGCGAGCCGGGGCGCTGCCGACCGCACCGTGCTGATCGCGGAGGAGCAGGAGGCCGGGCGCGGCCGGATGCAGCGCCAGTGGACCTCGCCGCGCGGCCAGGGGCTCTTCGTGAGCGTCCTGCTGCGGCCGGACGTGCCGCAGTCCGCGGTGTCCTGGCTGCCGCTGATCGCCGGCGTCGCGCTCGCCGAGACCGTGCAGCGCACCACCGGCGTGCGCGCCTCGCTGAAGTGGCCGAACGACCTGCTGCTCGGCAGCGGCGACGAGTGGCTGAAGGCGGCCGGGATCCTGGGCGAGGCGGTGGCCGGGCCGGACGGGCTGGCGCTCGTGCTGGGCATGGGCGTCAACCTCCTGCAGCAGCGCGACGAACTGCCCCGGGGCGCGGGCGGGCTGCCCGCGACCTCGCTCGCCGCGGAGGGCGGGGAGGTCGACCGCGAGGAGTTCGCAGTGGCGTTGCTCACGGCGTTCGCCGAGGTCGACGACCGCTGGCGGGCCGCTTCGGGCGACGTGGTGCGCAGCGGGCTGCTCGACCGGTACCGGCAGCTGTGCAGCACCGTGGGGCAGCAGGTGCGGGTCGAGCTCGGGCCCGATGAGCAGCTGCGGGGCGTGGCCACCGGCATCGACGTCGAGGGCCGGCTCATGGTGCGCGCCGAGAGCGGGCTGACGACCGCGGTCTCGGCGGGCGACGTCGTGCACGTGCGGCGGGCTTGA
- a CDS encoding response regulator transcription factor: MSVVLLAEDDPAIAVPLSRALQREGYTVQVIEDGPSTLRAAASGGIDLLVLDLGLPEMDGLEVCRRLRAQGRGLPVLMLTARTDEVDFVVGLDAGADDYVAKPFRLAELMARIRALLRRGAPETLEASGVRLDLTARRVQVNEQEVQLANKEYELLRVLMQHAGQVVTREEILEEVWPESDRKGSKTLDMHISWLRRKLSDSNGRLDETRIATVRGVGFRFNAD; this comes from the coding sequence GTGAGCGTGGTGTTGCTGGCAGAAGACGACCCCGCCATCGCCGTGCCCCTGTCGAGGGCATTGCAACGCGAGGGCTACACCGTCCAGGTGATCGAGGACGGTCCATCGACGCTGCGCGCCGCCGCCTCGGGCGGGATCGACCTGCTGGTGCTGGATCTCGGACTGCCGGAGATGGACGGCCTGGAGGTGTGCCGCCGGCTGCGCGCGCAGGGCCGCGGCCTGCCGGTGCTGATGCTGACCGCCCGCACCGACGAGGTGGACTTCGTGGTCGGCCTCGACGCGGGTGCCGACGACTATGTGGCCAAGCCGTTCCGGCTCGCCGAGCTGATGGCGCGCATCCGCGCCCTGCTCCGCCGCGGCGCCCCGGAAACCCTGGAGGCCTCCGGCGTCCGCCTGGACCTGACGGCCCGCCGCGTGCAGGTCAACGAGCAGGAAGTGCAGCTGGCGAACAAGGAGTACGAGCTGCTCCGGGTGCTCATGCAGCACGCCGGGCAGGTGGTGACCCGCGAGGAGATCCTCGAAGAGGTCTGGCCGGAATCCGACCGCAAGGGCAGCAAGACGCTGGACATGCACATCTCGTGGCTGCGCCGGAAGCTCAGCGACAGCAACGGCCGGCTGGACGAGACCCGCATCGCCACCGTGCGAGGCGTCGGGTTCCGCTTCAACGCGGACTGA
- a CDS encoding hydroxymethylglutaryl-CoA lyase has translation MGPRELGLPMQVAAPEPGELPAAVTIWEVGPRDGLQNEKQAVPVEVKLEFLDRLADAGLPVLEATSFVRPEWVPQLADAAELLAGLKRVPGIRYPVLVPNAKGLDRALESQVRDIAIFASATETFTRRNLNRGLDEQFAMFDPVVRRAVGEGLSVRGYISMCFGDPWEGAVPVEQVVSVGKRLLEMGCDQLSLGDTIGVATPGHVSALLRGFVAAGIGVDRLAVHFHDTYGQALSNTFAALRHGVSTVDSSAGGLGGCPYAKSATGNLATEDLVWMLEGLGIKHGVDLGKLVETSVWMAERLGRPSPSRVVKALSS, from the coding sequence ATGGGACCGCGTGAACTGGGGCTGCCGATGCAGGTGGCCGCGCCGGAGCCGGGCGAGCTGCCCGCGGCGGTGACGATCTGGGAGGTCGGGCCGCGCGACGGGCTGCAGAACGAGAAGCAGGCGGTCCCGGTGGAGGTGAAGCTGGAGTTCCTGGACCGGCTGGCCGACGCCGGGCTGCCGGTGCTGGAGGCGACCAGCTTCGTGCGGCCGGAGTGGGTTCCGCAGCTGGCCGATGCCGCCGAGCTGCTGGCCGGCCTGAAGCGCGTGCCCGGCATCCGCTACCCGGTGCTGGTGCCCAACGCGAAGGGCCTGGACCGGGCGCTGGAGTCGCAGGTGCGCGACATCGCGATCTTCGCCTCCGCCACCGAGACCTTCACCCGGCGCAACCTCAACCGCGGCCTGGACGAGCAGTTCGCGATGTTCGACCCGGTGGTGCGGCGCGCGGTCGGCGAGGGCCTGTCGGTGCGCGGGTACATCTCGATGTGCTTCGGCGATCCGTGGGAAGGCGCGGTGCCGGTCGAGCAGGTCGTCTCGGTGGGCAAGCGGCTGCTGGAGATGGGCTGCGACCAGCTGTCGCTGGGCGACACCATCGGCGTGGCCACGCCGGGGCACGTCTCGGCGCTGCTGCGCGGGTTCGTCGCGGCCGGGATCGGGGTGGACCGGCTGGCGGTGCACTTCCACGACACCTATGGCCAGGCGCTGTCCAACACCTTCGCCGCCCTGCGGCACGGCGTGTCCACTGTGGACTCGTCGGCGGGCGGGCTGGGCGGCTGCCCGTACGCGAAGTCGGCCACCGGCAACCTCGCGACCGAGGACCTGGTGTGGATGCTCGAAGGGCTGGGCATCAAGCACGGCGTCGACCTCGGCAAGCTCGTGGAGACCAGCGTCTGGATGGCCGAGCGGCTCGGGCGCCCGAGCCCGTCCCGGGTGGTCAAGGCGCTGAGCTCGTGA
- a CDS encoding PH domain-containing protein has protein sequence MAYPDDLLGEDEFVVVHKHPHWKMLLVPVLILFVVVGGGSYAAALLAPFSWHLPAWIALAVVGAILVIWFTLAPLVRWRTTHFVVTTHRLMVREGVFTRSGIDIPMSRINSVRFRHGLIDRMLGCGTLIVESASDEPLEFDDIPQVEKVHTLLYREVNDDPRDDRGYRGPVGR, from the coding sequence GTGGCCTACCCAGACGACCTGCTCGGCGAGGACGAGTTCGTGGTCGTGCACAAGCACCCGCACTGGAAGATGCTGCTCGTCCCGGTGCTGATCCTCTTCGTGGTCGTCGGCGGCGGTTCCTACGCGGCGGCGCTGCTCGCGCCGTTCTCCTGGCACCTGCCGGCGTGGATCGCGCTGGCGGTGGTGGGTGCGATCCTGGTCATCTGGTTCACCCTCGCGCCGCTGGTGCGCTGGCGCACCACGCACTTCGTGGTCACCACGCACCGGCTGATGGTCCGCGAGGGCGTGTTCACCCGGAGCGGCATCGACATCCCGATGTCCCGGATCAACTCGGTGCGCTTCCGGCACGGCCTGATCGACCGGATGCTGGGCTGCGGCACGCTGATCGTCGAGTCCGCCTCGGACGAGCCGCTGGAGTTCGACGACATTCCGCAGGTGGAGAAGGTCCACACGTTGCTGTACCGCGAGGTGAACGACGACCCGCGGGACGATCGGGGGTACCGCGGACCGGTGGGTCGATGA
- a CDS encoding TNT domain-containing protein, with protein sequence MGIELPAELRDVAARAGARWPEADEDAMRESATAWREAADAIDGLAGNADSTAQGALRAFDGEAAEAATREWDGFVAADGILPGSVQQCRAAADRLDHAAEQVGAAKVQLVRELVTLAKQTDAAEQAAAAGHPQALAALDSAVQGAAANVAQLHSTLAAAVDPASGVRVDPDAPLAALGGGVLNAGTDLVSSTVDAAGGATGALGDAAGGAVAGVGHAAGDIGRAAGDAVSGAGGAVGDVVGGVGRAAGEAVGAAGDVAGEAAEHVRGAADEAGRVGRETAGGVAEDVGSAAEHIGRGTVGGVAADAQDEVSEAARSATGWQADAEHTGPVKVDPGRWAPGLADAGTGPIPVSTDDARPGWTPPGEDPASSTAPHAVRSAWASPQAPQPPLPPGAAAPPPGFAPAAPPPPAAPGGHFVAPPGAPPAAQPPAAAPPPRPPMAAPRPAFGVAPAPQPLAPQQPAPQPVKDPTQRSPLRPLPTPQQPPAPPAAEPTQRPLRQAGRNADVVAFVLHQFPIGYMPVAASRASRQLPPSSEEPDRPGLNFPPQDHPESHLVHDDDALERLRSGEVYGAAQRDREERGEPVQLPEALVAGHDPLGELSELEWERRFAGERNEHVWPPAAEHPEGGVEPAEPVVLEPDTVLDCTGGGAGRFSFAVATAFGQRSLPPSYAEREYRRYRVMRRLPVWQSVPAPWFAQPGGGVRYRATYSLDDLVGLGYLVELTASREVAEAVTLRIEREGAEVVESTFHLTSSAAEPEEQVAATERIVRERATVPLAHSTAQVADEVEQDEAEQEAGK encoded by the coding sequence GTGGGCATCGAACTTCCCGCCGAACTCCGCGACGTCGCCGCGCGCGCGGGCGCCCGGTGGCCCGAGGCGGACGAGGACGCGATGCGCGAGTCCGCGACGGCGTGGCGCGAAGCCGCGGACGCGATCGACGGCCTGGCGGGCAACGCGGACAGCACCGCGCAGGGCGCGCTGCGGGCCTTCGACGGAGAAGCGGCTGAGGCGGCGACCCGGGAGTGGGACGGCTTCGTGGCCGCCGACGGCATCCTGCCCGGCTCGGTGCAGCAGTGCCGCGCGGCGGCGGACCGCCTGGACCACGCGGCCGAGCAGGTCGGCGCGGCGAAGGTCCAGCTGGTGCGCGAGCTGGTGACGCTGGCCAAGCAGACCGACGCGGCCGAACAAGCGGCGGCCGCAGGACATCCGCAGGCGCTCGCCGCCCTGGACTCGGCGGTGCAGGGCGCGGCGGCGAACGTGGCGCAGCTGCACAGCACCCTGGCCGCGGCGGTGGATCCGGCCAGCGGCGTCCGGGTCGACCCGGACGCCCCGCTCGCGGCGCTCGGCGGCGGCGTGCTGAACGCGGGCACCGATCTCGTCTCGTCCACAGTGGATGCAGCGGGTGGTGCGACCGGCGCGCTGGGTGATGCCGCTGGAGGCGCGGTCGCGGGTGTGGGCCACGCCGCGGGCGACATCGGCCGTGCCGCGGGCGATGCGGTCAGCGGCGCCGGCGGGGCTGTTGGTGACGTCGTCGGGGGAGTCGGCCGGGCCGCCGGGGAGGCGGTCGGTGCGGCGGGTGATGTTGCTGGTGAGGCGGCTGAACACGTCCGGGGTGCCGCCGACGAGGCCGGCCGGGTCGGTCGGGAGACCGCCGGTGGCGTTGCGGAAGATGTTGGCAGCGCGGCGGAGCACATCGGCCGCGGAACCGTCGGGGGAGTGGCAGCAGATGCGCAGGACGAGGTCTCGGAGGCGGCTCGGTCCGCCACCGGCTGGCAGGCGGACGCCGAGCACACCGGCCCGGTCAAGGTCGACCCGGGCCGCTGGGCTCCCGGTCTCGCCGACGCAGGCACCGGCCCGATCCCGGTGAGCACCGACGACGCCCGCCCGGGCTGGACGCCGCCCGGCGAGGACCCCGCCTCCAGCACCGCTCCGCACGCGGTGCGCTCCGCCTGGGCTTCGCCGCAGGCTCCGCAGCCGCCGCTGCCGCCGGGCGCTGCCGCGCCGCCGCCGGGCTTCGCCCCGGCGGCCCCACCGCCTCCGGCGGCGCCGGGCGGCCACTTCGTGGCGCCGCCTGGCGCGCCTCCGGCTGCGCAGCCTCCGGCCGCGGCTCCGCCGCCCCGGCCGCCGATGGCCGCGCCGCGGCCCGCCTTCGGCGTGGCTCCGGCTCCGCAGCCTCTCGCTCCGCAGCAACCTGCTCCGCAGCCGGTGAAGGATCCGACGCAGCGCTCTCCGCTGCGCCCGCTGCCGACGCCGCAGCAACCACCAGCTCCGCCCGCGGCGGAGCCCACCCAGCGTCCGCTGCGGCAGGCGGGCCGGAACGCGGACGTGGTGGCGTTCGTGCTGCACCAGTTCCCGATCGGTTACATGCCGGTCGCGGCGAGCAGGGCGAGCAGGCAGCTGCCGCCGTCGTCGGAGGAACCGGATCGGCCGGGGCTGAACTTCCCGCCGCAGGACCACCCGGAGTCGCACCTGGTGCACGACGATGACGCGCTGGAACGGCTGCGCTCGGGCGAGGTCTACGGTGCCGCGCAACGGGATCGCGAGGAGCGCGGTGAACCGGTGCAGCTGCCCGAGGCGCTCGTCGCCGGGCACGATCCGCTGGGCGAGCTGAGCGAGCTCGAGTGGGAGCGCCGGTTCGCGGGCGAGCGCAACGAGCACGTGTGGCCGCCCGCCGCCGAGCACCCGGAGGGTGGCGTGGAACCGGCGGAACCGGTGGTGCTGGAGCCGGACACCGTGCTCGACTGCACCGGTGGCGGTGCCGGACGCTTCTCGTTCGCGGTCGCGACGGCCTTCGGTCAGCGGTCGCTGCCGCCGTCGTACGCCGAGCGCGAGTACCGCAGGTACCGGGTGATGCGCCGCTTACCGGTGTGGCAGTCGGTGCCCGCGCCGTGGTTCGCGCAGCCCGGCGGCGGAGTCCGCTACCGCGCGACGTACTCGCTGGACGACCTGGTCGGGCTCGGCTACCTCGTCGAGCTGACCGCGTCGCGGGAGGTCGCCGAGGCGGTGACGCTGCGCATCGAGCGGGAAGGCGCCGAGGTGGTGGAGTCGACGTTCCACCTCACCTCGTCGGCGGCGGAGCCGGAGGAGCAGGTCGCGGCGACGGAGCGGATCGTCCGCGAGCGCGCGACGGTGCCGCTGGCGCATTCGACCGCGCAGGTCGCGGACGAGGTCGAGCAGGACGAGGCGGAGCAGGAGGCCGGGAAGTGA
- a CDS encoding MaoC family dehydratase, with amino-acid sequence MATIAYEDLTPGRTFDLGEVKVDRAEMLAFAERFDPQPFHLDEEAGRNSVLGGLCASGWFTASLWMRGYVDHVLADSTSQGSPGGNELAWLAPVFPGDVLQLSMEVNSQRRSQSKPNLGLVEITGTADRDGERVLRFTFVAMFGTRD; translated from the coding sequence ATGGCGACCATCGCGTACGAGGACCTGACGCCCGGCCGGACCTTCGACCTGGGCGAGGTGAAGGTGGACCGGGCGGAGATGCTGGCCTTCGCCGAGCGCTTCGACCCGCAGCCGTTCCACCTCGACGAGGAAGCGGGCCGGAACTCGGTGCTCGGCGGGCTGTGCGCCTCCGGCTGGTTCACCGCGTCGCTGTGGATGCGCGGTTACGTCGATCACGTGCTGGCCGACTCGACGTCGCAGGGCTCACCGGGCGGCAACGAGCTGGCCTGGCTGGCCCCGGTGTTCCCCGGCGACGTGCTGCAGCTGTCGATGGAGGTCAACAGCCAGCGCCGCTCGCAGAGCAAGCCGAACCTCGGCCTGGTGGAGATCACCGGCACGGCCGATCGCGACGGCGAGCGCGTCCTGCGCTTCACCTTCGTCGCGATGTTCGGCACCCGGGACTGA
- a CDS encoding nucleotidyltransferase family protein, translated as MTSVIDAPHRRITLDEVRAHRDEIYRIAEQYGVSNVRVFGSVARDEADDDSDLDLLIDVAPGTSLWDMSGFALDVEELLNVFTQVVTPNGLKEQIRDEVITEAVSV; from the coding sequence ATGACTTCGGTCATCGACGCACCGCACCGTCGGATCACCCTCGACGAGGTCCGCGCGCACCGCGACGAGATCTACCGGATCGCGGAGCAGTACGGCGTCAGCAACGTCCGGGTGTTCGGTTCCGTCGCCCGCGACGAGGCCGACGACGACAGCGACCTGGACCTGCTGATCGACGTCGCACCGGGCACGAGCCTGTGGGACATGTCCGGGTTCGCGCTCGACGTCGAGGAACTGCTCAACGTCTTCACCCAGGTAGTGACCCCGAACGGGTTGAAAGAACAGATCCGGGATGAAGTGATCACCGAGGCGGTTTCAGTTTGA
- the hisN gene encoding histidinol-phosphatase produces MTSDLDLALHLADVADGITGSRFRARDLSVDRKPDRTPVTDADLAVEDAVRAVLAEQRPDDVVAGEERGGTAGDGRAWVLDPIDGTKNFLRGIPVWATLIALVDGGRPEVGVISAPALGKRWWAATGAGAWCRTGDAEPERISVSGVREPGDAYVSTTHLGTWVEHHSREAYLRLVDACWENRAFGDFWQHCLVAEGVIDIAAEPIVNPWDVAAAQVLVTEAGGTFTDLAGTPRYDGGNALSTNGHLHAEALSLLRR; encoded by the coding sequence GTGACCAGCGATCTCGATCTCGCCCTGCACCTCGCCGACGTCGCCGACGGCATCACCGGCAGCCGGTTCCGTGCCCGGGACCTGAGCGTGGACCGCAAACCCGACCGGACGCCGGTCACCGACGCCGATCTCGCGGTCGAGGACGCCGTGCGCGCGGTGCTCGCCGAGCAGCGGCCGGACGACGTCGTCGCCGGCGAGGAGCGCGGTGGCACGGCGGGTGACGGCCGCGCGTGGGTGCTGGACCCGATCGACGGCACGAAGAACTTCCTGCGCGGCATTCCGGTGTGGGCGACGTTGATCGCACTGGTGGACGGTGGCCGTCCGGAGGTCGGCGTGATCAGCGCGCCGGCGCTGGGCAAGCGCTGGTGGGCGGCGACCGGGGCGGGCGCCTGGTGCCGCACGGGTGACGCGGAGCCGGAGCGGATCTCGGTGTCCGGGGTGCGCGAGCCGGGCGACGCGTACGTCTCGACCACGCACCTCGGGACGTGGGTGGAGCACCACTCGCGGGAGGCCTACCTGCGGTTGGTCGACGCCTGCTGGGAGAACCGGGCGTTCGGCGACTTCTGGCAGCACTGCCTGGTGGCCGAGGGCGTCATCGACATCGCCGCGGAGCCGATCGTGAACCCGTGGGACGTGGCGGCGGCGCAGGTGCTGGTGACCGAGGCAGGCGGCACCTTCACCGATCTGGCCGGAACCCCGCGCTACGACGGCGGGAACGCGCTGTCCACGAACGGCCACCTGCACGCCGAAGCCCTGTCCCTCCTGCGGCGCTGA
- a CDS encoding adenosylcobinamide amidohydrolase, protein MTAPRPVLHAVQDRPVLVWRCERPWLAISSAPRGGGIGLRNWVFNATVVTDYDHPDPTAHAGEMAAGLGLPGEGIGLLTAVDVRHEVTAADSGVRASVTTGANVPVWAAAPERAQAWAAGTINAVCWSPVRLSEAALVNAVATVAEAKAQALLESGVAGTGTVTDATAILCPADGEPELYGGPRSRIGSALARAVHAAVTAGLRVEDPRHDRL, encoded by the coding sequence GTGACCGCGCCGCGTCCGGTCCTGCACGCCGTGCAGGACCGGCCGGTGCTGGTCTGGCGGTGCGAGCGGCCGTGGCTGGCGATCTCCTCGGCGCCTCGCGGCGGCGGCATCGGCCTGCGGAACTGGGTGTTCAACGCGACGGTGGTGACCGACTACGACCACCCCGATCCGACGGCGCACGCCGGTGAGATGGCCGCTGGACTCGGCTTGCCCGGGGAGGGCATCGGCCTGCTGACCGCGGTGGACGTGCGCCACGAGGTGACCGCGGCCGACAGCGGAGTCCGCGCGAGCGTGACCACCGGCGCCAACGTGCCGGTCTGGGCCGCGGCGCCGGAGCGCGCGCAGGCGTGGGCGGCGGGCACGATCAACGCGGTCTGCTGGTCACCGGTGCGCCTGAGCGAAGCTGCCCTGGTGAACGCGGTGGCGACGGTGGCGGAGGCGAAAGCCCAAGCCCTGCTGGAATCGGGCGTCGCGGGCACCGGAACGGTCACCGACGCAACGGCGATCCTCTGCCCGGCCGACGGCGAACCGGAGCTCTACGGCGGCCCCCGCTCCCGCATCGGCTCGGCCCTGGCCCGAGCGGTCCACGCAGCGGTGACGGCGGGCCTGCGCGTAGAAGACCCGCGCCACGACAGGCTTTGA